From a region of the uncultured Desulfatiglans sp. genome:
- a CDS encoding Ferredoxin-dependent glutamate synthase, translating into MNLCTPNSNESLQTKNRSRDVAPQSGICTRCVDGCKGNCDLFNATFRSRELLYPTPFGDITAGSGKDYPVDYSHLNIMGYALGAEGTVADPDHATFPSVNTETAFGTSDKVRMKIPMFTGALGSTEIARKNWEHFAIGAAITGISLVCGENVCGIDPGLEFDANGKVKEAPDMRRRVEEYRRYHSGYGDILVQMNVEDTRLGVAEYVIDKLGVETIELKWGQGAKCIGGEIKVNSLERAIQLKKRGYIVTPDPESPANQAAFRDGAIKEFERHSRLGFVDQEGFMREVERLRKLGAKRVTLKTGAYPMRELAMAIRWSSDAGIDLLTIDGAPGGTGMSPWRMMEEWGVPSIYLHAMAYELCERLARNGRRVPDIAFAGGFSSEDHIFKALALGAPYCKAVCMGRALMIPGMVGKNIGRWLQGEDGGLPSTVSKYGSSKEEIFVCYEDLKATYGKEVESFPLGAIGIYSAGEKLRVGLQQLMAGARKWRVDLINRRDLASLTEEAAQVTGIPYIMNAYRDEALAVIDA; encoded by the coding sequence ATGAACCTGTGCACACCGAATTCCAACGAATCCCTTCAGACCAAAAACCGCTCCCGCGACGTGGCGCCCCAATCGGGGATCTGCACCCGCTGCGTGGACGGGTGCAAAGGCAACTGCGACCTCTTCAACGCCACCTTCCGCAGCCGTGAACTCCTGTATCCCACGCCCTTCGGCGATATCACCGCCGGCTCCGGCAAGGATTATCCGGTCGATTACTCCCATCTGAACATCATGGGATACGCGCTCGGGGCCGAAGGGACCGTGGCGGACCCGGACCACGCCACCTTTCCGAGCGTCAACACCGAAACGGCCTTCGGGACGAGCGACAAGGTCAGGATGAAGATCCCCATGTTCACGGGCGCCCTGGGCAGCACGGAGATCGCACGCAAGAACTGGGAGCACTTCGCCATCGGCGCGGCCATCACAGGCATCAGCCTCGTGTGCGGTGAAAATGTCTGCGGCATCGACCCCGGCCTCGAATTCGACGCGAACGGGAAGGTGAAAGAGGCCCCCGACATGCGGCGGAGGGTCGAGGAATACCGCCGGTATCACAGCGGCTATGGCGACATCCTGGTCCAGATGAATGTCGAGGACACGCGGCTTGGCGTGGCCGAGTACGTCATCGACAAGCTCGGCGTCGAAACCATCGAACTCAAGTGGGGCCAGGGCGCCAAGTGCATCGGCGGTGAAATCAAGGTCAACTCGCTCGAGCGGGCCATCCAGCTCAAAAAGCGCGGCTACATCGTCACCCCCGACCCCGAAAGCCCCGCCAACCAGGCGGCCTTCAGAGACGGGGCCATCAAGGAGTTCGAACGTCACTCGCGCCTGGGCTTCGTCGACCAGGAGGGCTTCATGAGGGAGGTCGAGCGGCTGCGCAAGCTCGGCGCCAAACGGGTCACCCTGAAAACCGGTGCGTACCCGATGAGGGAATTGGCCATGGCGATCCGCTGGTCTTCGGACGCCGGGATCGACCTGCTGACCATCGACGGCGCGCCCGGCGGAACAGGCATGAGCCCCTGGCGCATGATGGAGGAGTGGGGCGTCCCGTCCATCTATCTGCACGCGATGGCCTACGAACTGTGCGAGCGCCTGGCCAGGAACGGACGCCGGGTGCCGGACATCGCCTTTGCCGGCGGGTTCTCGAGCGAAGACCACATCTTCAAGGCCCTGGCCCTCGGCGCCCCTTACTGCAAGGCCGTCTGCATGGGCCGCGCCCTGATGATCCCGGGCATGGTGGGCAAGAACATCGGCCGCTGGCTGCAGGGTGAGGACGGCGGGCTCCCCTCGACCGTCTCGAAGTACGGCTCCTCCAAGGAAGAGATCTTCGTCTGCTACGAAGACCTCAAGGCCACCTACGGGAAGGAAGTGGAAAGCTTCCCGCTGGGGGCCATCGGGATCTACAGCGCCGGCGAGAAGCTGCGCGTGGGGCTCCAGCAGCTCATGGCCGGCGCCCGCAAGTGGCGCGTCGACCTGATCAACCGCAGGGACCTCGCCTCCCTGACCGAAGAAGCCGCGCAGGTGACGGGGATTCCCTACATCATGAATGCGTACCGGGACGAGGCCCTGGCCGTCATCGACGCCTGA